The genome window CCTTCCCGGCTTCGCGCAGCGGGGCGAACTGCTCCTCCACAATCACCCGTCGGGGAACCTCGAGCCGTCAGGCCCCGATCTCGAGATCGCCGCGCGGATGCACGACGCGGGGGTGGGCTTCGCCATCGTCGACAACGAGGCCAGCGAGGTCTACGTCGTCGTCGAGGTCCCGCGCGAACGCCGGCAGGCCCCGGTCGACGTGCGCGGGGTCGACGCCCTGCTCGGCGCCGCCGGTCCCATCGCCCGCCTGCACCAGCGCTACGAGGACCGCGCCTCGCAGCGTGGCTTTGCCCGCACGATCGCGCGGCTGTACAACGGCGGCGGGATCGGCGTGCTGGAGGCGGGGACCGGGGTCGGCAAGTCGTTAGGCTACCTGGTTCCGGCGCTGCGCTGGGCCGCGCAGAACGGCGAGCGCACGGTCGTCTCGACCAACACGATCAACCTGCAGGAACAGCTGGTCGGCAAGGACCTCCCGTTCCTCGCCCGCGCGCTCGAGGACCAGCCGGTGCGATTCGCCCTCCTCAAGGGGTGGCACAACTACGTCTGCCTGTTGCGGCTGGAACAGGCGCGCGGCGCCGGGGCGACGCTCTTCGATCCCGGGTCGGTCGCCGACATGGAGGCGATCGCCGCGTGGGCCGAGCGCACCGGCGACGGCAGCTTGAGCGACCTGGTCACCCCGCCCAAGCCCGACGTGTGGGACGAAGTGGCCGCCGAGCCCGACCTGTGCCTGCGGCTGCAATGCCCGCACTTCGATCGCTGCTTCCTCTTTGCGGCGCGGCGGCAGGCGGCGCAGGCCGACGTGATCGTCGTCAACCACCACCTGCTCCTGGCCGACCTCGCGGTGCGCCGCGCCTCGCAGAAGTGGGACGATTCGGCGGTCCTCCCGCCGTACTCCCGCCTCGTCATCGACGAGGGGCACCACCTGGAGGATGCCGCCGCCAGCCACCTTGGGGCGACGGCCACCCGTCGCGGGCTGCAGCGCCTCTTTGGTCGGCTGGAGCGACGCGGCAAGGGACTCCTCCCCACGCTCGCCGCACGCCTCTCGACCCGGAAGGACCTGCTCAGCGTCGCCTCGCTCGACCTGGTGCACGCCCGCCTCTTTCCCTCGGCGGTCGCCGCCCGCGAGAAGGGCGGGGTGGTCTTCGACCTGCTGGACGGCCTCATGCACGAGGCGCGCGTCCCGGTATTGCGGCTGACGGAGACCTTCGCTGATCATCCCATCTGGCGCGCCGGGCTCGCGGCGGCGCTCGAAGACCTGCTGCGCGAACTGGCGCTGCTGGGCGACAACCTGCGCCTCGTCCGCGAGCGCCTGGAGACCGACGAGCAGGCGCTCGAGGCGCAGGCCGCGCTGCTCGGCGAACTGCGCGGTGTGTCGCGCCGCCTGGACAATGCGGGCGATGCGCTGCGCGAGGGGCTCACCCCCGCTGGCAAGCACCCCACCGTGCGCTGGCTCGAAGTGCGCGGCAAGGAGCGCAACCTGGCGGTCACCTCCGTCCCGCTCGACCTCGCCCCGATCCTGCGCGAGGACCTCTTCAAGCGACTCGAGACGGCGATCGTCACCAGCGCCACGCTCTCGACCGACGGCAAGTTCGACTTCGTGCGCGCGCGCCTCGGCCTCACGGAGGACGACGTGGAGCCGGAGACGCAGGTCTTCCCCTCGCCCTTCGACTATCCGTCGCAGGCGATGCTCGCGGTCCCGACCGACATCCCGGCGCCTAACGTCGATCCGCGCGGGCACTTCGAGGCCGTGGTCGATGCGATCGCCGAGGTGGCGCATGCGGCTGGCGGTGGGGTCTTCGCCCTGTTCACCTCGCACCGCGACGTACGCGAGGCGGCGCAGGTGCTGCGCGAGCGTGGCGTCGACCAGCGCTTCCCGTTGATGGTGCACGGCGAGGACGGGCGGGCCGCCCTCCTGCGCCGCTTCACCGACGCTGGACACGCGATCCTGCTCGGCACGTCGTCCTTCTGGGAAGGGGTCGACGTTCCGGGCGATCCGCTGCGGGCCCTCGTCCTGAGCAAGCTCCCCTTCAAGGTCCCCACCGAGCCGCTCACCGCGGCGCATTGCGAGGCCATCGCCTCGCGCGGTGGCGATCCCTTCCGGGAGTACATGATCCCCCACGCCGCCTTGCGCCTCAAGCAGGGTTTCGGGCGCCTCATCCGGACGGCGACCGACCAGGGGGTGGTGGTCCTGATGGATCCGCGCGCCGAGTCCAAGCCGTTCGGCCGTGAATTGGTGGAGGGGCTCCCGCCCGCCCGCCGCGTGATTGCGCCGTGGTCGGAAGTGGCCCGCGAAATCACCCGATTCTACGCCCGCCCGGGGAAGCCGAAGCTGGGCTGACGCGGTAACTTAGGAGAGGCGTTCACACGGAGAAGGCTGGTCCCCTGCCAGCGGTGGGGGTGCTAGCTCTCGTCTTCTCGTCTTCCCGTCTTCCGTCTTCCCGTCTTCCCGTCTACCCATGACGCGTCCCTCAAAGATCGTCTGCATCGGCCGCAACTACGTCGACCACGCCAAGGAGCTCGGCAACGACGTTCCCAAGGAACCGCTGTTCTTCCTCAAGCCGCCGTCGTCCCTCATCGGTGACGGCGACGCGATCGTGCTCCCGCCGCAGTCGGCCCGGGTGGAGTTCGAGGGAGAGATCGCGATCGTGATCGGGAAGACGCTCAAGAACGCGACCGAGGCCGAGGCCGTCGCCGGCGTGGCCGGGGTGGTTGCCCTCAACGACGTCACGGCGCGCGACCTGCAGTTCAAGGACTCGCAGTGGACACGCGCGAAGGGGTTCGACACCTTCTGCGCCGTTGGAACGCCAAAGGAAGGGACCTTTGACTTCGGCGCCCTCGAGGTCGTGACACGCGTCAACGGCGTGGAACGGCAGCGGGCGCACGGCTCCGACATGGTCTTCTCGGTTCCGTACCTCCTGTCCTATGTCTCGCACGTCATGACGCTCGAGCCGGGCGACCTCATGGCGACCGGGACTCCCGCCGGCGTGGGGCCGCTCTCGGCTGGTGATGTCGTGGAAGTGGAGATCGTGGGTGTCAGCTCTGTGAAGAATTCTGTTCGATAGCCGACGGATTCACGCCGCAACACACGGCGATGGAAACCCGTTGATCCATCAGGGTTACCAAGATCGGGCGCCCTTCGCTCCAGGCCGCGGTCATTCCTCCCCTCCTCGATGCTGACACTGCAACGGCACCACAACCGAGACCTTCCCGCGCCCGCCGCCCGATCGGCGCGCGCGACGGCGATATCGGTGGTGGTGCACGTGTTCGTGGTCATCGGCCTGCTGCAGGCGCTGCAATCGACTGGCGCCATCCAGCGCATCTTCGTGACGCGCACCTTCTCGTTCGAACAGCCGAGGGAGCGCCTCCAGTACCTCACCGTCACGCCGCCCCGGGTCAAGCCGGTGCAGCCGGTGGTCGAAGCCCCGCGCCCGACCGCCTCGCGCGCCTCGGTCGAGGGGGCGGAGCGGGCCGGGCGGACGCAGGGGGGGGCGACCACGACCGAGGGGCCGGCCATCCCGACCGTCCCGCTGGTTGCCCCGAGCACCGTCCCTACGGGGGTGCCCGCCCCGGGGGCGGGCTTCGACGTGAACGTCGGGACTCCGGCCACGGGGCCGCTGGCCAGCGGGCGCGGGGCGGTGAAGGGACTCCAGCCCGGCTACGTCGACCCGCGCCTGTGGCCCAACGCCGCGGCGATCGAGTACGCGCCCAAGACCGACGAACAGCGCCTCGACTCGGCGGTCGTGTCGAGCATCATGCGCTATCGCGACTCGGTCCTGGCCAACACGTACAACCCCAACAAGTTCGAGCGCGGCGACTGGACCTACCGCACGAAGGACGGCAAGCGCTACGGGATCGACCAGCAGTTCATCCGCCTGGGGAAGTTCTCGATCCCCACGGCGCTCCTCGGACTGCTCCCCCTCAACCAGATGCAGGGGAACCCGGTCGAGAACGAGCGTCAGGCGCGGCTGGCGGCGATGCGCGTCGACATCATGCAGGGGGCGCAGGCGGCGATGAACGAGGAAGAGTTCCGCCAGGCGGTGAAGAAGATCCGCGCCCGGAAGGACAAGGAGCGCAAGGAAGCGGAGCAGCGGAAGAAGGCCGAGACCAAGCCGATCTCGTAGGAGACCAGGCGTGTTGCGCCTGGCGGCATCGACGGCCGCCCTCTGGGCGCCGCGACCGGCTTAACCGTCGGCGTCGGGAACGTCCGGTGCGTCGTGCCAGGTGCGAAAGACGGCGGTCACGACGCCCAGCACGGAGAAGTCGTCGCTCGGCCCCAGGAAGAGCTCGCGCGCGTCGCCGTTGGTGGCCGTGAGCGAGAGCACCGCACCCTGACGCTGCACCACGCGCACCAGGACGTGCGACCCGACGCGCGCCGCCACCAGGTCGCCGTCGCGCGCTCGCGTCGACGGGGCGATGAGGACCCAGTCGCCGTCGTGCACCCCACGGGCCATCATCGCGTCGCCGCCGTGGCGCAGGAAGAAGGCGTCGCTGGCCGGGACGAAGGCGCGGTCCATTGCCACCCAGCGCTCGCGGTTCTCGTTCGTTAGGTGCGGCTCGACGGGATTGACGCGCGCGTACAGCGGCACCGGTTGCACCTGTCCCATCGACGACCAGCCCACGATGCGCACGCCGCGCGAGCGCGCGCCTTCCCGCTCGATGAACCCCTTGTCGGCCAGCGCCTGCAGCACCTCGGCCACCGTCTTGGTCGACTTGATGCGAAAACGCCGCCCGATCTCCCGGACGCTCGGCTGGTACGTGTTCTGTGCCAGGAAGTCCAGGAGGTAGTGGTAGACGCGCCGTTCGAGCGGCGAGAGCGGGTCGTTCATGTCGTCGGGAGGGGGCGATGGCCGGCGCGAGGCGGGCGGACGACGATGCACCGCCCGGGGCGCAGCGTCAACCGGTCACGTTCCCGAGCCGGGAGCGCTCAGGTGCACGACGGCGCGGTCGAGGCGCGCGAGCGAGCGGTCCCGACCGATCGCCAGGAGGACATCGAAGATGCCAGGGGTGGCCGCGACGCCGGTCAACGCCACGCGCATCGGCTGGAAGATCTTCCCAGCCCCGACCCCGCGCTGTTCGCCAAGCGACCGCAATGCGCCCTCCATCGCCTCGGCGCTCCACTCGCTGGCCGCCAGGCAGTCGCGGACGGCGCGGAGGAGGTCGGCGCTCGCCGAGGCGTCCTTCCACTGCTTGGCGACCGCATCGGCATCGTAGGCGAAGTCGTCCAGGAAGTAGGGGCGACACTGCGCCACGAGCTCGGGGACGGTGCGCGCGCGGACCCGCAGCAGCTCGAGCAGGCGGTGCCACCAGTCCGTGCGCGCCTCGAGCTCCTCGGCGGTCGCCAGCCCGGCCTCGACCACGAACGGGCGGAGGTAGGCATCGAGCGGCCCGATGGGCGCCTGGGCCAGGTGCTGCCCATTCATCCACTCGAGCTTCTTCGCATCGAACACGGCCGCCTTCTTGAGTAGCCCGTGGGCCGAGAAGTAGTCGATGAGCTCCTGGCGCGTCATGACCTCGCGATCGCCTCCCGGCGACCAGCCGAGCAGCGCCAGGAAGTTGCACATGGCGTCGGGAAGGATCCCGAGTTCGCGATAGTCGCCCACGGCGGTGGCGCCGTGCCGCTTGGAGAGCTTCTTCCCGTCCATCCCATGGATCATCGGGAGGTGGGCGAAGGTGGGCAGGGCCGCGCCTAACGCTTCGTACAGGAGGATCTGCTTCGGCGTGTTGGAGATGTGGTCATCGCCGCGCATGACGAGCGTGATCCCCATCGCGATGTCGTCGGAGACGACCGCCAGGTTGTAGATCGGCGTCCCGTCGGAGCGCAGGATGATGAAGTCGTCGATGTCCTTGTTGGGGAACTCGATGTGCCCGTGCACGAGGTCCACCCAGCCGGTCGCCCCTTCGGGGACCCGGAAGCGGATCGTATACGGGTCGCCGCGGTCGAGGCGCGCCTGTAGCTCCTCGGGTGAGAGCTCGGCCATGCGCCGGTCGAAGTGGAACTGCTCGCCGCGGGCCTCGGCCTCCCAGCGCAGGTGATCGAGTTCCTGCGCGGTGGTGAAGTCGTGGTAGGCTGCCCCCGAGTCGAGGAGGCGATAGGCGTCGGCCTGGTGCCGCGGGAGATTGGCCCCCCTGGAAGGTGACCTCTTCGTCCCAATCGAGGCCAAGCCACTCCATCCCCTCGAAGATGGCGCGCGTGCTCTCGTCGGTGCTGCGGGCGCGGTCCGTATCCTCGATGCGGAGGAGGAACTTGCCGCCGGTCTTGCGCGCGTAGAGCCAGTTGAAGAGCGCGGTGCGCGCCCCGCCGACGTGGAGGTAGCCGGTGGGCGAGGGGGCGAAGCGGAGGCGCGGGGGTGTGGTCACGCGAAGATCGATGGAAGGGGCACTCGGGTCCGTCGCGCGCTGGTCGAGTCGCGCCGAACGCGAGACGGGAGACGGAGGACACTTTCGTCTCCCGTCTCCCGTCTCGAAGCTGCTGTTGTTGTCACGGAGACGGAGGGATTCGAACCCTCGATACAGGTTGACCCCGTATGCCGGTTTAGCAAACCGGTGCCTTCAGCCTCTCGGCCACATCTCCCAGGGCGTGCTTTTGTCTGTCCGGGCGCTTCAGGAGCTTTGTCGGACCGGGAGGATGTTAGTCCCGGGTGGGGGAGAGGTCAACGGACCGGGGGGAACGCGGGCCTCGCCGAGACGGCGACGGACGCGAACACCGAGCGAGAGCGGAGGGCAAGGGATTCGAACCCCTAAGTCCTTGCGGACGCCGGTTTTCAAGACCGGTGCAATAGCCATTCTGCCAGCCCTCCCGATCTTGGGATTATGACGGAGGAGCGCTCCGTGGGCAACGGGGCATCCCTCTCCGGGCTCCTCGGCGGAAGCGGCCTCACCCCCCGCGCCACGCATCCCCGTTGCGCCGCGCGCGATCGCTCAGGCCCGGGTTGCCAGCGCCATCGCCACCGCCTGGACCACTCCATCGTCCTCCACGTTCCCCACCACGTGGCGGGCGAGCGCCAGCGCCGGCGGCTCGGCGTTCCCCATCGCCACCGGCCACCCCACCAGCCGCAACGCGGGCGTGTCATTGAGTCCATCGCCTACGTACATCACGTTTTCGAGCGCGACGCCGTACGCGGTGGCGATGGCGCGGACGGCCGATCCCTTGTCCACGCCGGTGCGCGTGAGGTTGACGAAGACGTGATCGGGGAGCGCCGGCCCTAACGAGGGTGAGACCTCGAGGCCGGGATGGGGTTCGGCGAGTACCGCCGCCAGCTCGTCGTGCGCCAGCAGCCACTGGGCGCGCACCACCGGTGGGGGCAATGACTCGAACGCCCGGGGGGCGAAGGCGAGGCCCAGCAGCGAGGCGTGCACGCGAGCAATCTCCGACACGCTCTCCGTCACGTACTCGTCGTCGCTGTACAGCTCGAGCGGACGGTCACACGCGCGGGCACGCGCCACCAGCATGGACACGGTCTCGGGTGCGAGGGCGCTGGACTGCGAGCCTCCGCTGCCCAGGTGAAGGACGCTGGCCCCATTCTGGAAACAGTGCCACCCGGCGGCGTCGACGCGCAGGGCCAGGTCGCGCGTGACGCCGAAGCCCGGACGCCCGGAGCAGATCGCCAGCTGCACGCCGGCGTCCCGTGCCCGGGCGAGGGCGTCCCACACGCCATCACGCACAGCACCGGCGGCTCCGAGCAACGTCCCGTCGACGTCGAGGCAGATCAGCGCGACGGCGCCGTCGCGCGATGGGGCAGGGCGCGTCACGCCACCTCAGCCGTCAGCTGCAGCGGTGCGGCAGGCGGACACGCCATCAGGACGTTGCGCCGACGGGTGCCGCGCTCGCCATTGCCGCCGCGATCCCCGCGGCGTCCTCTCCAACGATCACGTGCACGACCCCGCCGTCCAGGCGCATGACACCGCGGGCTCCGGCCCGCGCGAGCGCCCCGTCGTCCGCCCGCGCCGGATCGACGAGCACGACGCGCACGCGCGTGATGGCGACCGCCTCGTGGGCCTGGATGTTTCCCGCGCCCCCGAGCGCCGCGACGAGTTCAGCGGCGCGTGTGCGATGCCCCGGAGTGATCGTGACGGCTGCCGCCGAGGCGGCTTTGGCGGCGGCACCGTTGGGCGCCGTGTCGGTGGGCACACCCCAGCGGTACTGCGCCCCGCCGCGGCCTGTGGATGCGCCAGGATGTACTCCTCCATGTCGGTCTTCAGGTTCTCCGAGCGCGTCCCGAAGATGGCCTGCATCCCGTCGCCGACCTTCACCACGCCCGCGGCGCCTAACGCCTTGAGCGCGTCGGCGCTGGCGCGCGACACGTCGTGCAGGTCGACGCGCAGGCGGGTGATACAGGCGTCGAGGTTCTTGATGTTGCCCGCCCCCCCGAACGCCGCGACGAGCCGTCCCGCCATGCTGTCGCCCGCACCGGCGAGCGCCCCATCGCCCGTTGCCGCCCCCCCCGACTCGTCAGGCAGCGCGACGGCGTCCTCGATCTCGCGTCCCGGCGTCTTGAGGTCGCGCTTGAGGATCATCGTGCGGAAGAGCGTGAAGTACAGCAGGGCCCACAGCGGCCCGAGCCAGAGGAACCACAACCCCCGCGTCGAGTTGGAGAAGAGGACGACGTAGTCGATGAGCCCGTGCGAGAACGTCGTGCCGTGCCGGATCCCCAGTTCCACCGAGACGAAGTACGCGAGCGCGGCCAGGAGCGCGTGCACGATATACAGGAGCGGCGCCACGAACATGAAGGCGAACTCGATCGGCTCGGTGATCCCGGTGAGGAACGACGTGAGCGCCGCCGAGATCATGATGCCGCCAACCTTGGCGCGGTTCTCCGGGCGGGCCGTGCGCCACATCGCGATCGCCGCCGCCGGCAGCCCCCACATCTTGAACAGGTAGCCCCCCGCCAGGTACCCCGCCGTGGGATCGCCAGCTGCAAATCGGGGGATCTCGCCGGTGAGCACCTGCCCGGTGGTGGGATCGGTGAACTGTCCCACCTGGAAGAAGAACGGGACGTTCCAGATGTGGTGCAGCCCGAACGGGATGAGCGAGCGCTCGACGACCCCGTAGATCGAGAAAGCCAACGCGGGATTGCTGCTCGCCGCCCAGTGCGAGAAGACGTCGATCTGGTGCCCGATCGGCGGCCAGACGACGCTGAGCACGATCCCGGCCAGGACGGCGCCGAGCGCCGTCAGGATCGGGACCGAACGCTTGCCGGCGAAAAACCCGAGGTAGGCGGGGAGCGTAACGCGATAAAAGCGATTGAACAGGAGGGCGGCCACGGTGCCGATCAGGATCCCGCCGAAGACGCCGGTCTCGATCGACGGCATCCCCAGGATCTGCTTGGGATCGTAGCCCACCAGCGGGGCCATGACCCCCATCGTGGCGATCATGACCGCGAACCCCACCACCGCGGCCAGCGCCGCCACACCGTCGTTCCCCGTCAGCCCCAACGCCACACCGATCGCGAAGATGAGCGGGAGGTTCCCGAAGATCGCGTTCCCGGCCTGGGCCATGACGCTGGAGACGATGGCCGGGAGCACGCTGAACTTGGCGCTCCCCACGCCGAGCAGGATGCCGGCCGCCGGGAGGACCGACACCGGGAGCATCAACGACTTGCCGATCTTCTGCAGCCACCCGAAGGCGGCGCGTCCCTGACTCATCTGGGAGTGCTCCGAAGGAGAAGTGGCGTCACGCGTGACACCGAGAAAGCGATCCGACCTTACCCATGACGCGCCGCGACGATGGCCCGCACCTCGGCCCCGTCGGCCGCATCGAGGGCCTGTCGCGCCGTGTCCTGGCACTCGGCGAGCGACAGCGAGCGCACGCGCGCCTTCACCGCCGGCACCAGCGGAATGTCGGCACTGAGTTCGTCCACGCCGAGTCCTACGAGGACGGGGATGGCGTGCAGGTCGCCGGCCAGTGCACCGCAGATGCCGACCCAGCGCTTGTGGGCGCGTGCCCCGGCCACGGTGCGCTCGATGAGGCGCAGCACCGACGGGTGCAACGCGTCGACCTGCGGGGCGAGGCGCGGGTTGGTACGGTCCATCGCCAGCGTGTACTGCGTGAGGTCGTTGGTCCCGATCGAGAAGAAGTCGGCCTCGCGCGCGAAGCGCTCGGCGATGAGCGCCGCCGCCGGAATCTCGATCATGATCCCGACCGGGATGGGCGCCACGCCTAACGCTTCGCGTTCGTGGTCCACCAGCGCCTTGGCGGCGCGCCACTCGGCCAGGGTGGCGATCATCGGGAACATCATCGCCACCTTCCCGGTCTTCGACGCGCGCAGGATGGCCCGCACCTGCGTGCGGAACAGCTCGGGGCGGGCCAGCGTGAGGCGGACGCCGCGCTCTCCCAGGAAGGGGTTGAGCTCGGTGGCCACATCGAGGTAGGGGAGCGGCTTGTCGCCCCCGACGTCGAGCGTGCGGATCACGAGGATGCGCTCTGGACCGAGCGCGCGCGCAACGGTCCGGTAGCTGTTGGTCTGCTCGTCCTCGTCGGGCGCGGTGCGCCGATCCATGAAGAGGAACTCGCTGCGCAGCAGCCCCACCCCCTCGCCCCCCACCTCGGGGACGCGAGCCCCCTCTGCCACCGCACCGATGTTGGCCACCACTTCCATGCGATGGCCGTCGCGCGTGATCGCTGGCGCCATCGCCAGCGCCAGTTCACGTCCGCGACGGTCGGCATCGACCGCCTGTCGCTCGACGATGCGCGCCTCGTCGGCCGCGCTCGGCGCCGTGTTGACCGTCCCGCGGTCACCGTCCACGGCCACGCGAGTGCCGGCGGGGAGAGCAAGAATGCGGGGGTCGACACCGGCGACCGCCGGGAGCCCCAGTCCGCGCGCGAGGATGGCCACGTGCGACGTCGCACTCCCCATCGTCGTGCACAGGGCGCGAACGCGCGTGCGGTCGAGTCCTGCCGTGTCGGACGGCGTCAGGTCCTCTGCCACGACGATCGAGTCGGGGGGCACGTCCACCGGTGCCGAGCCACCAACGAGGAGATGCAGCACGCGTCGCCCGACGTCGCTGAGGTCGGTGGCGCGACCGCGGAGGACGGCGTTGTCGAGTGCGTGCAGCCGGTCGACTTGCGAGCGATAGGCCTGGCGCCAGGCGTGCGCGGCCGAGTCGCCGGCGCGGATGTGCGCCGCCGCCCGGTCGAGCACTTCGGGGTCCTCGAGCAGTTCCTGGTGCGCGACGAAGATGGCCGCATGGTCGGCATCGGCCTCTGCACTCAGGCGCTCCCGCAACCCCTCGAGCTGGAGGTGAGCCGCAGCGATCGCTGATTCCATCGCGCGCTGTTCCTGGATGGGATCGGCCCCTCGCTCCTCCACGACCGCTTCGTCGTGACGCAGATGGAAGACGTGTCCGATCGCGAGCCCCGGCGACGCCGCAACGCCGCGCAGCACCCCCTCGGCCAGCGGCTCCGCTGGAGTCACGGCGGCTGGAGCGGCGGCGGCGGGCCGAACGTGACTCGCGGACTCGCGCGCCAACTCGCCCGCGGACGCATCGAGGTCGGTGGCCAGGATGCCGAGCAGTGCCGCGATCGCCTCGGCCGCGTCGGCGCCACGTCCGACGACGGTAAGGGCGTCGCCGCCGCCCACCTCGAGCGCCATGATGGAGACCACACTGCGGGCGTTGGCTTCGCGATCGCCTTTCTGCAGCCGCAGGTCGGCGGCAAAGCGCCGGGCCGTGGCCGCGACAACGGCGGCGGGACGCGCGTGGAGTCCGGTGCGCGAGGCGACGACCACCGGTGGCGAGGTAACGGTGTCGGCGCCGGCGTCGACTGGTGCGGCGGCCGTGCTGGCCGCGGCCGGGATGTCGATCTCCAGAAGGACATCGCGTCCGGCGACCACCGTCCCCGTGCGTGGCCGGAGCGCGGAGATGCGGTCGACGTTGGAGACCAGGATTTCCGTCAGCAGCGATCGCGCGCGACGAGCGACGACATCGGCGTCGAAGCGGAGGAGGAGCTCGCCGGCCCGCACCTGCTGCCCCGCCTTCACGGCCGGATGGAAGCCGGCCCCCTGCAGCAGTACGGTATCGAGCCCGACGTGGATCACGAGCTCGAGCCCGGCCACGTCGAGTGTGACCGCGTGCGCGGAGCGGTGCACCTGCCGGACGACGGCATCGCACGGCGCGACGATCTCGTTGCCGACAGGGTCGATGGAGATCCCATCGCCGGCGAGGCGCTGGGCGAAGACGGGGTCGGGGACCTCGTCGAGAGGGACGACGACGCCCGAGACGGGGGCGAGCAGCGTCAGCGTCGTGTAGGCGGCGATCGGCGCGATGAGGGGCTCCGGCATGGGATGCGAGGTGACGCAGGGAATCGTGGCGAGCGGAAGCCCCGATTGGAAGAGGCTCGCACGGTCCCCTCCGCATCTGCTCCTGCTGACTCGCGATCGCGCCCGGGCCGGCGCATCTTCACGCCCATGCGAGACTTCTCCGCCTGCCGCCGCCCCCGCGCTGTTTTCGTCGCCGTCGCCGCGGCCTGTCTCACCCTTGCGGTTCCGCTCGTGCTGCGTGCCCAGCCGTCCACACGCGCCCGGGCATGGGAGGGGACGCTCACTCTGCCGACGTACGACGAAGGGCGGCCGGACGTGAACCCGCCCTTCGACCTCCTGCAGCCGGCGGGGCGCCCCAACTATCCGTACACCATCCGCGACGTCCTCACCGACGTGCGGCGGCCGCGCGCCTGGCGCGCCCTCTTTCTCGAGAACGAGTACCTCAAGTGCTCGGTCCTCCCCGACCTTGGCGGGCACCTGTACTCGTGCACCGACAAGGTGAACGGCCAGGAGATGTTCTACGCCAACGGGTCGATCAAGGTCTCCAACATCGCTTATCGCGGGTCGTGGGCGGCCTTCGGGATCGAGTTCAACTTCCCGGTCTCGCACAACTGGATGACGACCTCGCCGGTGGACTTTGCCCTGCGCGAGGAGGCGGACGGCAGCGCCTCGGTCTGGGTGGGGAACGTCGATCGGCCCTACGGGATGCAGTGGACGGTGAAGCTCACCCTGCGCCCCGGCACGGCGCTGTTGGAGCAGCACACCACGCTCTACAACCGCAGCGACGTGCGCCGCCGCTTCTACTGGTGGACCAACGCCGGGGTGCGCGCCTTCGACGACACGCAGATCCTCTACCCCATGAAGTTCACCGCGTCGCACGGCTTTGCCGACGTCGACACCTGGCCGGTGGATTCTCGCGGGACCGACAACTCCGTCCTGAAGAACCACATCTACGGCCCGGTGTCGCGCTTTGCGCATGCAAGCCGAGAGGGGTTCATGGGGATCTGGCATCCGCGCACCAACGCCGGCGTCGCGCACTACGCCCCGCCCGAGGAACTGCCGGCCAAGAAGATCTGGTCGTGGGGGGTGGACGCCGATGCGCTCGATTGGCGGCGCCAACTCTCCGACGACTCCAGCGCCTACGTGGAGATCCAGGCGGGGCTCTTCCGCGACCAGGAGACGTACGGCTTCCTGCAGCCGCAGGATGCGGTGTCGTTTCGCGAGTACTGGATGCCGCTGCGCGCGATCGGGGGGCTCACGCGGATGAACCCCAACGGGGCGTTGCACCTCGAGGCGGTGCAGGTGGGCGCGGACTCGCTGGAGATTCGCGCGACGGTGCAGCTGACGAGGCGACTCGATGGCGGGCGCGTGACGCTGGCGGCAGGGCGCACGGAAGCGACGGCGACGACTGGGCTTTCGCCCGACCGCGTCACGCGGCTCGTCGTGCGCGTCCCCCAGGGAACACCACCGGCGCACGTCGAGCTTCGCGGGGCCGACGGCACCGTCCTGATGCAGCACACGCAGGGCGTCTTCGACTATCTCCCCGACTCGCTGGTGAAGGTGGGTCGGCAGCCCGCGCACGCCTGGCGTGCCCCGGTCGAGCGTCGCGAGGGCGACTGGCTCTCGTACGGCGAGG of Gemmatimonadota bacterium contains these proteins:
- the ptsG gene encoding PTS glucose transporter subunit IIBC; amino-acid sequence: MSQGRAAFGWLQKIGKSLMLPVSVLPAAGILLGVGSAKFSVLPAIVSSVMAQAGNAIFGNLPLIFAIGVALGLTGNDGVAALAAVVGFAVMIATMGVMAPLVGYDPKQILGMPSIETGVFGGILIGTVAALLFNRFYRVTLPAYLGFFAGKRSVPILTALGAVLAGIVLSVVWPPIGHQIDVFSHWAASSNPALAFSIYGVVERSLIPFGLHHIWNVPFFFQVGQFTDPTTGQVLTGEIPRFAAGDPTAGYLAGGYLFKMWGLPAAAIAMWRTARPENRAKVGGIMISAALTSFLTGITEPIEFAFMFVAPLLYIVHALLAALAYFVSVELGIRHGTTFSHGLIDYVVLFSNSTRGLWFLWLGPLWALLYFTLFRTMILKRDLKTPGREIEDAVALPDESGGAATGDGALAGAGDSMAGRLVAAFGGAGNIKNLDACITRLRVDLHDVSRASADALKALGAAGVVKVGDGMQAIFGTRSENLKTDMEEYILAHPQAAAGRSTAGVCPPTRRPTVPPPKPPRRQPSRSLRGIAHAPLNSSRRSGARETSRPTRRSPSRACASCSSIRRGRTTGRSRGPEPAVSCAWTAGSCT
- the ptsP gene encoding phosphoenolpyruvate--protein phosphotransferase → MPEPLIAPIAAYTTLTLLAPVSGVVVPLDEVPDPVFAQRLAGDGISIDPVGNEIVAPCDAVVRQVHRSAHAVTLDVAGLELVIHVGLDTVLLQGAGFHPAVKAGQQVRAGELLLRFDADVVARRARSLLTEILVSNVDRISALRPRTGTVVAGRDVLLEIDIPAAASTAAAPVDAGADTVTSPPVVVASRTGLHARPAAVVAATARRFAADLRLQKGDREANARSVVSIMALEVGGGDALTVVGRGADAAEAIAALLGILATDLDASAGELARESASHVRPAAAAPAAVTPAEPLAEGVLRGVAASPGLAIGHVFHLRHDEAVVEERGADPIQEQRAMESAIAAAHLQLEGLRERLSAEADADHAAIFVAHQELLEDPEVLDRAAAHIRAGDSAAHAWRQAYRSQVDRLHALDNAVLRGRATDLSDVGRRVLHLLVGGSAPVDVPPDSIVVAEDLTPSDTAGLDRTRVRALCTTMGSATSHVAILARGLGLPAVAGVDPRILALPAGTRVAVDGDRGTVNTAPSAADEARIVERQAVDADRRGRELALAMAPAITRDGHRMEVVANIGAVAEGARVPEVGGEGVGLLRSEFLFMDRRTAPDEDEQTNSYRTVARALGPERILVIRTLDVGGDKPLPYLDVATELNPFLGERGVRLTLARPELFRTQVRAILRASKTGKVAMMFPMIATLAEWRAAKALVDHEREALGVAPIPVGIMIEIPAAALIAERFAREADFFSIGTNDLTQYTLAMDRTNPRLAPQVDALHPSVLRLIERTVAGARAHKRWVGICGALAGDLHAIPVLVGLGVDELSADIPLVPAVKARVRSLSLAECQDTARQALDAADGAEVRAIVAARHG